CCTGCTTGACCTTGGCCAGCGCGCGATGATTGGCAAAGGTGCCCGTAGCCAGGAAGTCATCGATGCGGTCATCCGCAACGAAGCAGTCTACTTTGCCGCAATCGGTGGTGCAGCGGCGCTCATCGCCAAGAGCGTCAAGCGTGCCGATGTGATGGCATACGATGATTTGGGGACGGAGGCAATCAGGCGCCTCGAGGTCGTGGATATGCCGTTGACCGTCGCCATCGATTGCCATGGCGGCAACATTTACGAGACAGGTCCAGCAGAGTACCTGGCAAATTACCGTCATCTCGACTGAGGTGACCGCCAGGACGTCCCCGTACTGTCATTTCGACCGGAGCGACCGTAGGACATCCCCGTACTGTCATTTCGACCGGAGGCGCGTAGCGCCGTAGCGGAGAAATCTCGGGACGAGAGATTTCTCGACTCCGCTTCGCTTCGCTCGAAATGACAGAGGGGCTCGTTGTGCTCGAAATGACAGAGGTGTGGCCGTCAGGCCGCGGCCTACTCCAGGAAGCACTCATTGGGATGCAGCCCATAGCGTGCGCAAACAGCGCGTAGCTGCTCGTCGCTCACCAGGTGTGGCGGCTCTGCTCCTCCGTTTGCGGCACGAGCCTCCAGATAGATGGCTGCCGACTTCTCGACTGTCTCAATCGCGCCGAACGCCTTCTCGAAACTAGCCGCTCGCGACATGATGCCATGCTGCGTCCAAATGCAAACGGTGTAGTGCGCCATGAGCTCGCAGGTTGCCGTGGCAAGCTCGGGGCTACCCGGCACCATCCACGGCAACACGCCAACGCCTTGGGGAAACACGATGATGCCCTCGGTCATGATGCGCCACAGCGTACGCGTCCACATACGCGCCTGCGGCTCGAGCAACGTCGAGAGCGCGATGACATGCGGGCAGTGCGCATGATAGACCACGCGATCGGCACCGTCACCAGCACGCAGGGCAACATCAAAAGCGGCTAGATGCGTCTCGAGCTCGCTCGAAGGACGGACGCCATCTTCGAAGCCCCAGCGAATGCGCCAGGCGCTGCCATCAGCATCGAGCTCGATGACGCCACATCCACGTGAGCCATCGTTTGCAAGGCTGCTCAAGTATGCACCCGAGGCGGTCATGAGGAAGTGCATGCCGGCAAGCTCGGGGACAGGCTGCTTAAGTGCATGCCACGCATTCTCACGCTTGAATAGGGACGCAAACATGCGCAGGTCTTCCTCGGTCAACCGGTAGCTCAGATTGCCCCCATTGGCTTCATGCCAACCTCGTGCGGATGCCTCAGTGCATAGACGGACGAAGCCCCATAGGCACGGAGGCCACGCGGCATACATGGGTTCATCGTATTGGGCGGTCATTGATGCGATGCGCGAAGCAGGCCGCTAGCCGATGCGCGGCGGCGTGCTGGCAGGCGGAATCGGCGGTACGAGCGGAGAGCCCATTGGAGGTGCTGCGGGTGCAGGGCGTGGTGCGGTAGAAGACTGCGTCTGCGTGGCAGGCTGGGAAGCCTGTGTTGTCTGCTCGGCATGAGCTTGCTTGGCGCTCTCAAAGAACTCGTTGCGTTGCTCGCGAGCCTCCTTGACAGCGTCGCCTTCCTCTCCAAGCTCGCTTTGCAACGAGGAAATCATCTGCTCGAAATACATGCAGAGCTGGTTTTGCGCGCCCTGGTTGAGCTTGCCAAAGATAATCTCGGGCATCTTTTGATCCGGAAGCTCGACAGCCTTGCCCTTGTCCGTAAGCCAGACAAGCATGACG
This window of the Coriobacteriaceae bacterium genome carries:
- a CDS encoding MarR family transcriptional regulator, whose amino-acid sequence is MGREGELFDKYMLIRQMVEAVRNKNTSKLGPLGDTTRGRGRVLALLKQKDGVSTKEMATVMGIRVSSLNEVLGKMEKDGYVERSASPDDRRVMLVWLTDKGKAVELPDQKMPEIIFGKLNQGAQNQLCMYFEQMISSLQSELGEEGDAVKEAREQRNEFFESAKQAHAEQTTQASQPATQTQSSTAPRPAPAAPPMGSPLVPPIPPASTPPRIG
- a CDS encoding Fe-S-containing hydro-lyase; its protein translation is MGMPEAQRIDGDITRELAQTLHAGDQVLYSGIIYTARDAAHKRLVEALDAGEEPPISIDGAIIYYAGPAPAKPGYPIGPVGPTSSYRMDPYAPRLLDLGQRAMIGKGARSQEVIDAVIRNEAVYFAAIGGAAALIAKSVKRADVMAYDDLGTEAIRRLEVVDMPLTVAIDCHGGNIYETGPAEYLANYRHLD
- the rhaD gene encoding rhamnulose-1-phosphate aldolase, which produces MYAAWPPCLWGFVRLCTEASARGWHEANGGNLSYRLTEEDLRMFASLFKRENAWHALKQPVPELAGMHFLMTASGAYLSSLANDGSRGCGVIELDADGSAWRIRWGFEDGVRPSSELETHLAAFDVALRAGDGADRVVYHAHCPHVIALSTLLEPQARMWTRTLWRIMTEGIIVFPQGVGVLPWMVPGSPELATATCELMAHYTVCIWTQHGIMSRAASFEKAFGAIETVEKSAAIYLEARAANGGAEPPHLVSDEQLRAVCARYGLHPNECFLE